In Entomomonas moraniae, one DNA window encodes the following:
- a CDS encoding nitroreductase family protein: protein MSATDKQKLLQFLATRRSTPTPNITSPGPTPEELTNILTIGLRTPDHGKMEPWRLMVVEGEAKKDLAEKLAKNFAIEKHTLTPKQQEKLNQIITKTIVDAPIIVYVISTIDKQSHIPANEQFLSSGAVCMNILWAVNAYGYAANWITGWLAYSEQTKKTIGIKDNEEVAGIIFIGSATEPCEDRKRPDLKEKVSFWSA from the coding sequence ATGTCTGCAACAGATAAACAAAAACTATTACAGTTTCTAGCAACAAGGCGCTCAACACCAACCCCTAATATTACGTCACCTGGCCCAACACCCGAAGAGTTAACGAACATTCTAACTATTGGTTTAAGAACACCCGATCATGGAAAAATGGAGCCTTGGCGGTTAATGGTTGTTGAGGGAGAAGCAAAAAAGGACCTCGCAGAAAAACTAGCAAAAAACTTTGCCATTGAAAAACATACCCTCACCCCTAAGCAGCAAGAAAAGCTTAATCAAATTATTACCAAAACAATTGTTGATGCCCCTATCATTGTTTATGTCATCAGTACCATTGATAAACAATCGCATATTCCAGCCAATGAGCAATTTTTATCCTCAGGTGCTGTATGCATGAATATTCTTTGGGCAGTCAATGCTTATGGCTATGCCGCTAATTGGATTACAGGTTGGCTTGCTTACAGCGAACAAACTAAAAAAACAATTGGAATCAAAGATAATGAAGAGGTGGCTGGTATTATCTTTATAGGATCGGCCACAGAGCCTTGTGAAGACCGCAAACGTCCTGACTTAAAAGAAAAAGTCAGCTTTTGGTCGGCCTAA
- a CDS encoding efflux RND transporter periplasmic adaptor subunit produces MQFKPTISIWVPVLSLAALILTGCDKGAQQPQNRSPQKVEVVTVKTQPYTLTRELPGRTIAYRVAEVRPQVDGIILKRLFKEGSDVKEGDQLYQIDPAIYQANVKSARANLASAQALEKRYRALVSTKAVSQQQYDDAKAALLAAQANLETAQVRLRYTKVLAPLSGHISRSLVTEGALVTAGQANALTNINQLDPIYVDITQPSKEILTLRDELASGQLEKDGENAAKTSLSLEDGTTYQHEGRLEFSEVYVNESTGAVTLRAIFPNPDNKLLPGMFVRASLKEGIRPKAILIPQVAVTRNIKGEPVVMVVGKDNKVEQRVLDVSRVADYNQWLVNKGLQENDRVIVKGLQKIQQGAVVDPIEQSQTTNVTKTPESGTQTIGNSGK; encoded by the coding sequence ATTTGGGTTCCCGTATTATCGTTAGCTGCCCTAATTCTTACAGGGTGTGATAAAGGTGCGCAGCAACCTCAAAATCGTTCACCACAAAAAGTTGAAGTGGTAACGGTTAAAACACAACCTTATACTTTAACAAGAGAATTACCAGGGCGAACAATTGCTTATCGTGTTGCAGAAGTAAGGCCTCAAGTCGATGGTATTATTCTTAAGCGTCTTTTTAAAGAGGGCAGTGATGTTAAAGAAGGGGATCAGTTATACCAAATCGACCCTGCAATATATCAAGCAAATGTCAAAAGTGCTCGTGCAAATTTGGCCTCTGCACAAGCATTAGAAAAACGTTACAGAGCACTTGTTTCTACAAAAGCAGTCAGCCAACAACAATATGATGATGCAAAAGCAGCATTGTTGGCAGCACAAGCTAACTTAGAAACTGCACAGGTCCGGTTACGCTATACTAAAGTGTTAGCTCCTTTATCTGGTCATATTAGTCGTTCTTTAGTGACCGAAGGAGCATTGGTAACAGCAGGCCAAGCAAATGCGTTAACCAATATTAATCAACTAGATCCTATCTATGTTGATATTACACAGCCTTCAAAAGAAATTTTAACGTTGCGTGATGAGTTAGCTAGTGGGCAGTTAGAAAAAGATGGTGAGAATGCAGCTAAAACCTCACTTTCCCTTGAGGATGGAACAACGTATCAACATGAAGGGCGCTTAGAGTTCTCTGAGGTTTATGTCAATGAGTCTACGGGTGCTGTGACATTAAGGGCAATTTTCCCTAATCCTGATAACAAGTTATTACCAGGTATGTTTGTGCGTGCAAGCTTGAAAGAAGGCATTAGGCCTAAAGCAATACTTATCCCCCAAGTGGCTGTTACTAGAAATATTAAGGGTGAACCAGTTGTGATGGTTGTTGGCAAGGATAATAAAGTAGAACAAAGAGTTTTAGATGTATCTAGAGTAGCTGACTATAATCAATGGTTAGTTAATAAAGGACTGCAAGAAAACGATAGAGTGATTGTTAAGGGACTGCAAAAAATTCAACAAGGAGCTGTAGTTGATCCTATTGAACAGTCTCAAACTACTAACGTTACGAAAACTCCTGAGAGTGGTACGCAAACGATAGGTAATTCAGGAAAATAA
- the smpB gene encoding SsrA-binding protein SmpB, with product MAKKKKLSPGNIAQNKKAFHDYFIEERFEAGLSLTGWEVKSLRAGKAQLTDSYILLKDGEAWLLGCHILPLQTISTHVVADPDRTRKLLLHKRELSKLFGSVQQKGYTCIALSLYWKKHLVKCEIALVKGKKDFDKRHTEKEKDANREIQRAFRKEQR from the coding sequence ATGGCTAAAAAAAAGAAACTTTCTCCGGGCAATATTGCTCAAAATAAAAAGGCTTTTCATGATTATTTTATCGAAGAGCGCTTTGAGGCAGGGCTTTCCTTAACAGGCTGGGAAGTTAAAAGCCTTAGGGCAGGAAAAGCCCAACTAACAGACAGCTATATATTGTTAAAAGATGGTGAAGCATGGCTTTTAGGTTGTCATATTTTACCTTTACAAACAATTAGTACGCACGTTGTGGCTGATCCTGATCGGACACGTAAACTTTTACTGCACAAAAGAGAGCTTAGTAAACTATTTGGCTCTGTGCAACAAAAGGGTTACACCTGTATTGCATTATCGCTCTATTGGAAAAAACATCTTGTTAAATGTGAAATTGCACTCGTTAAAGGTAAAAAAGACTTTGACAAGCGCCATACAGAAAAAGAGAAAGATGCTAATAGGGAAATACAACGAGCTTTTCGCAAAGAACAACGTTAA
- a CDS encoding amino acid aminotransferase, with protein MFEQVDAYAGDPIFSLVEQFRHDTKKEKVNLSIGLYYNEQGQVPQLPSVKQALAAIQPNELKEPTLYLPMEGLTEYRSAVLPLLFGADHPCLKENRVSIIQTLGGSGALKIGADFLKRYYPSATVWVSDPTWENHKAIFGGAGFDVKTYSYFNDQTLSVDFEKMLNQLKQASPFDIILLHPCCHNPTGADLTSQQWDTLIPVLQERQLIPFLDIAYQGFAEGLNEDAYAIRAMAKAGLSLFVSNSFSKIFSLYGDRIGALSVVCKNQETAERVLGQLKATVRRNYSSPPEPGAAIVAHVLNNKQLTDTWLLDLQQMRLRILTMRHLLVEKLQALNITNTSHYLQQRGMFSYTGFSKEQAMALRKDFGVYILDSGRMCVSGLTENNVGYVAKAFASVS; from the coding sequence ATGTTTGAACAAGTAGACGCTTATGCTGGTGACCCTATTTTCTCCTTAGTGGAACAGTTTCGTCATGACACTAAAAAAGAAAAAGTTAATCTTAGTATAGGCTTATATTATAATGAACAAGGGCAAGTTCCACAGCTTCCATCCGTTAAGCAAGCACTCGCAGCCATACAACCCAACGAGCTAAAAGAGCCAACGCTTTATTTACCAATGGAAGGTTTAACTGAATATCGCTCTGCTGTTTTACCGCTATTATTTGGCGCGGATCACCCTTGTCTAAAAGAAAATCGAGTTTCTATCATTCAAACATTAGGCGGGTCAGGTGCGTTAAAAATTGGGGCTGACTTTTTAAAAAGATACTACCCTAGTGCGACCGTATGGGTAAGTGACCCCACGTGGGAAAATCATAAAGCTATTTTTGGTGGTGCTGGTTTTGACGTAAAAACTTATAGTTACTTTAATGACCAAACATTAAGCGTTGACTTTGAGAAAATGCTTAATCAACTTAAGCAAGCGTCTCCTTTTGATATTATTCTATTACACCCATGTTGTCACAACCCCACGGGAGCTGACCTAACAAGCCAGCAGTGGGATACGTTGATTCCTGTACTGCAAGAACGCCAATTAATCCCATTCTTAGATATCGCTTACCAAGGATTTGCAGAAGGGTTAAACGAAGATGCCTATGCTATTCGTGCAATGGCTAAAGCAGGATTATCTTTATTTGTTTCCAACTCATTTTCCAAAATATTTTCACTCTACGGTGATCGTATTGGTGCCCTTAGTGTTGTTTGTAAAAACCAAGAAACAGCAGAACGAGTACTGGGTCAATTAAAAGCAACGGTTCGTCGTAACTACTCAAGCCCTCCTGAACCAGGGGCGGCCATCGTTGCTCACGTTCTAAATAATAAACAGCTCACAGACACATGGCTATTAGATTTACAACAAATGCGTTTACGCATCCTAACAATGCGTCATTTACTGGTTGAAAAGCTACAAGCACTCAACATTACCAATACAAGTCACTACCTCCAACAAAGAGGTATGTTTAGCTATACAGGCTTCTCTAAAGAACAAGCAATGGCTTTGCGTAAAGACTTTGGCGTCTATATTCTTGACAGTGGGCGTATGTGTGTCTCTGGTTTAACAGAAAATAATGTCGGCTACGTTGCTAAAGCTTTTGCGAGTGTTAGCTAG
- the adeC gene encoding AdeC/AdeK/OprM family multidrug efflux complex outer membrane factor — MNKSLLSIMIMTVTLTGCTLMPNYQRPDLPVQNTWPTGDAYSSGQQGQYVSLGWRDFFADKDLQSLIETAIANNKDLRVAALNVAAYEAQYRIQRSELFPNLDANGTGSRQHVPADVSSTGRSRVNSSWGVTLGVTSYELDFFGRIRSLNEAALQQYLSTQEAQRNTQISLIASVANAWLTLQADKALLKLTEETLENYQYNYDLVKRSNEVGVASSLDLAQARTTVEGAKVNLATYKRQVAQDINLLALLLGTNLPADLANKKESNFDLQYVKEIPAGLPSDLLANRPDIISAEHQLMAANANIGAARAAFFPSISLTSNVGTMSPSFSNLFSAGQGSWLFQPTINLPIFTAGRLRGNLDYATLQKDINVATYEKTIQTAFKEVADGLASRETYREQVVSQGNFVEANQVYYDLADQRYQAGIDSYMTLLDAQRQLFSSQQSLISVRLAQLTSEVNLYKALGGGWQETTKESPNAKNIPITTPKSIDTKSKIIKRS, encoded by the coding sequence ATGAATAAATCACTATTATCAATAATGATAATGACGGTTACATTAACAGGCTGTACGTTAATGCCTAATTATCAACGACCAGATCTGCCAGTACAAAATACTTGGCCAACGGGCGACGCTTATTCTAGTGGGCAACAAGGTCAATACGTTAGTCTAGGTTGGCGTGATTTCTTTGCAGATAAAGATTTGCAGTCATTAATAGAAACAGCAATCGCTAATAATAAAGATTTACGTGTTGCTGCACTAAATGTTGCTGCTTATGAGGCTCAGTATCGTATCCAACGCTCAGAGCTATTCCCTAACCTTGATGCAAACGGTACAGGGTCACGTCAACATGTGCCAGCGGATGTTTCTTCAACGGGTAGGTCAAGGGTTAATAGTTCATGGGGAGTAACGCTGGGCGTTACTTCGTATGAGCTGGATTTTTTTGGTCGTATTCGTAGTTTAAATGAGGCTGCATTGCAGCAATATTTATCAACTCAAGAAGCACAGCGTAACACACAGATTTCGTTAATCGCGAGTGTAGCTAATGCATGGTTGACTCTGCAAGCTGATAAGGCACTATTAAAGCTAACAGAAGAGACGTTAGAAAATTACCAATATAATTACGATCTTGTAAAACGTAGTAATGAAGTTGGTGTTGCTTCTAGTCTAGATCTAGCGCAGGCACGGACGACAGTAGAGGGTGCAAAGGTTAACTTAGCAACCTATAAACGCCAAGTAGCTCAAGATATAAATTTATTAGCGCTTTTATTAGGAACAAATTTACCTGCTGATCTTGCTAATAAAAAAGAGAGCAACTTTGATTTGCAGTATGTAAAAGAAATTCCTGCTGGCTTACCATCTGATTTATTGGCTAATCGTCCAGATATTATATCGGCGGAACATCAATTAATGGCGGCTAATGCTAACATTGGTGCAGCACGTGCAGCATTTTTCCCTAGCATTTCATTAACAAGTAATGTGGGAACAATGAGCCCGAGCTTCTCTAATCTATTTAGTGCAGGTCAAGGCTCTTGGCTATTCCAACCTACTATTAATTTACCTATCTTTACAGCAGGGCGTTTAAGAGGTAATTTAGATTACGCTACGTTGCAAAAAGATATTAATGTAGCGACTTACGAGAAGACAATTCAAACGGCATTCAAAGAGGTTGCTGATGGTTTAGCCAGCCGTGAAACCTATAGAGAACAAGTTGTTTCTCAAGGGAATTTTGTAGAAGCTAACCAAGTATACTATGACTTAGCAGATCAACGTTATCAAGCAGGTATTGATAGCTATATGACGCTATTGGATGCGCAACGGCAATTGTTTAGCTCGCAACAAAGCCTAATCAGTGTGCGTTTAGCGCAGTTGACCAGTGAAGTGAATCTTTATAAAGCATTAGGTGGTGGTTGGCAAGAAACAACCAAAGAGTCTCCAAATGCTAAAAATATACCGATCACAACACCAAAGTCGATAGATACAAAAAGTAAAATAATTAAAAGAAGTTAA
- the gpmI gene encoding 2,3-bisphosphoglycerate-independent phosphoglycerate mutase: MSKSTTPLVLVILDGFGHREETKYNAILAANTPNYNNLLATMPHGFISGSGLDVGLPDGQMGNSEVGHMNLGAGRVVYQDLTRITKAIETGEFFKNTVLCHVIDQAITKHKAIHIMGLLSAGGVHSHEDHILKMVEMAVKQGAEHIYVHAFLDGRDTPPKSAESSIIKLNDCLAKLGKGRIATMIGRYYAMDRDNRWERVQAAYDLIVDHKADYITEDAVSALQAAYERGESDEFVKATRIGDIAPVEDGDAVIFMNFRADRARQLTRAFVEKDFNGFVRSRVPDLAGFVMLTQYAATIETSCAFPPSSLKNGLGEYLAKQGKKQLRIAETEKYAHVTFFFSGGREEPYDGEDRILIPSPKVPTYDLKPEMSAHEVTDKIVEAIEQKRYDVIVVNYANGDMVGHTGIFSAAVKAVETLDHCLGRIINALKDVGGEALITADHGNVEKMQDDETGQAHTAHTCELVPFIYVGERKLHIRQNGVLADVAPTMLNLLGMTIPEEMSGKSLVVFE; this comes from the coding sequence ATGTCTAAGTCTACAACGCCTCTAGTTTTAGTTATTCTTGATGGATTTGGTCATCGAGAAGAGACTAAATATAACGCTATTTTGGCAGCAAATACGCCTAATTATAATAATTTATTAGCGACTATGCCTCATGGGTTTATTTCTGGCTCTGGTTTAGATGTAGGGTTGCCTGATGGGCAGATGGGTAATTCAGAAGTAGGGCATATGAATCTTGGTGCTGGGCGTGTAGTTTATCAAGATTTAACACGCATCACCAAAGCTATTGAAACCGGTGAGTTTTTTAAGAACACTGTGTTGTGCCATGTAATAGATCAAGCGATAACCAAACATAAAGCCATTCATATCATGGGCTTGCTTTCAGCGGGTGGAGTGCATAGCCATGAAGACCATATTTTAAAAATGGTTGAAATGGCGGTTAAGCAAGGTGCTGAACATATCTACGTACATGCTTTTTTAGATGGTCGCGATACACCCCCTAAAAGTGCTGAGAGCTCTATCATTAAGTTAAATGATTGCTTAGCCAAGCTAGGAAAAGGACGTATTGCGACTATGATTGGCCGCTATTATGCGATGGACCGGGATAACCGTTGGGAGCGTGTACAAGCTGCTTATGATTTAATTGTTGATCATAAGGCAGATTATATTACTGAAGATGCAGTATCAGCTCTACAAGCTGCGTATGAACGTGGAGAGAGTGATGAGTTTGTAAAAGCAACCCGTATCGGTGATATAGCCCCTGTTGAGGATGGCGATGCTGTTATTTTTATGAACTTTCGAGCGGATCGTGCACGTCAGTTAACACGTGCTTTTGTTGAGAAAGATTTTAATGGTTTTGTAAGATCACGCGTTCCTGACTTAGCAGGTTTTGTGATGTTAACGCAGTATGCAGCAACGATTGAAACCAGCTGTGCTTTCCCACCAAGTAGTTTGAAGAATGGCTTGGGTGAGTATTTGGCTAAACAAGGTAAAAAGCAGCTACGTATAGCAGAAACAGAAAAGTATGCTCATGTTACTTTCTTTTTCTCAGGTGGGCGTGAAGAGCCTTATGACGGGGAGGATCGTATTTTAATCCCTTCACCTAAGGTCCCAACCTATGACTTAAAACCAGAAATGAGTGCTCATGAGGTGACGGATAAAATCGTAGAAGCAATAGAGCAAAAACGATATGATGTCATTGTGGTTAATTATGCCAATGGTGACATGGTGGGTCATACAGGCATATTTAGTGCTGCTGTAAAAGCGGTAGAAACCTTAGATCATTGCTTAGGGCGTATTATCAATGCATTGAAAGATGTCGGTGGCGAGGCATTGATTACAGCAGACCATGGTAATGTTGAAAAAATGCAGGATGATGAGACAGGACAGGCTCATACAGCTCATACGTGTGAACTTGTTCCTTTTATTTATGTCGGTGAGCGTAAGCTACATATTAGACAAAATGGTGTATTAGCCGATGTGGCACCCACCATGCTTAATTTGTTAGGGATGACGATACCTGAAGAAATGTCTGGTAAGAGTCTCGTTGTTTTCGAGTAG
- a CDS encoding efflux RND transporter permease subunit: MSKFFIDRPIFAWVIALVVMLAGGLALVSMPVNQYPSIAAPSISISVVYPGASAETVQDTVTQVIEQQMNGIDNLRYMSSQSNSDGSMTITVTFDQGTDPDIAQVQVQNKLQLAMPMLPSEVQQQGIRVVKATVNFLMVVGLVSTNGELTNYDLGNYIVSNMQDSIARTPGVGDFQVFGAQYAMRIWLDPAKLNSFQLTPVDVSNAIKAQNIQVSSGQLGGLPALPNTQLNATIISKTRLQTPEQFSNILLKVQSDGAQVRLKDVSDNIELGAESYAVSALYNGQPASGIALKLATGANALNTAKAVRETIAKLEPFLPDGVKVVYPYDSTPVISASISMVVHTLFEAIVLVFLVMFLFLQSFRATLIPTIAVPVVLLGTFGVLSLLGFSINTLTMFAMVLAIGLLVDDAIVVVENVERVMQEEKLPPKEAAKKSMDEIQGALVGIALVLSAVFVPMAFLGGATGVIYRQFSVTIVVAMALSVMVALILTPALCATMLKPYRDDEVHGEQKKGFFGWFNRTFEKSVTIYVGSVKAILKNKFVFLLIYAGVCAGIVFMFKAIPTELLPQEDQRVLFAIVQTPPGSTAQETQKIVDAMRETILTTEKENVDSVFTVTGFSFAGRGQNSALAFVMLKTWADRPAASQSVSAVAGRLMGIFTTDPRFIGGNVYAIVPPAVMELGNSSGFDMFLQDQGGAGHEALMAARDELINAARKSKVFNPATVRPNGMDDEPQYKIYIDEELASVYGISLTDIYQTLSTAWGSSYINDFIDRGRVKKVYVQSAADARMTPEDFKKWYVRNSQGEMVSLDNLIKSDWIIGSPNLQRYNGVPAIEIVGNPADGYSSGDAMNEMARLVGELSEKGFGFSWTGLSYEEQLAGSQQMALFILSAIVVFLCLAALYESWAIPFAVILVAPLGIIGVVVATHLRGLTNDVFFKVGLLTTIGLVSKNAILIIEFAQAFHEEGKSLVDSALDACRMRIRPIIMTSLAFILGVVPLSLASGAGAGSAHSIGTGVVGGMLSSTVLAIFWIPLFYVVVSSLFKIKTHKEKEQAEQETTKG, translated from the coding sequence ATGTCTAAGTTTTTTATTGATCGCCCAATTTTTGCGTGGGTTATTGCATTGGTCGTGATGCTAGCGGGCGGTTTAGCGCTAGTGAGCATGCCTGTTAACCAATACCCAAGCATTGCTGCTCCTTCGATTAGTATTTCGGTTGTTTATCCGGGAGCATCAGCTGAAACCGTACAGGACACAGTGACACAAGTAATTGAGCAGCAGATGAATGGTATTGATAATCTGCGCTACATGTCATCACAGAGTAACTCTGATGGCTCAATGACAATTACTGTAACATTTGACCAAGGAACAGACCCCGACATTGCGCAAGTACAAGTGCAGAATAAACTGCAATTAGCGATGCCAATGCTACCCAGTGAAGTACAACAGCAAGGTATTCGTGTAGTTAAAGCAACTGTCAACTTCTTAATGGTTGTGGGGTTAGTCTCTACTAATGGTGAGCTGACAAACTATGACCTTGGTAACTACATTGTTTCTAATATGCAGGACTCAATTGCCCGTACACCAGGTGTAGGTGACTTCCAAGTGTTTGGTGCACAATATGCCATGCGTATTTGGTTAGACCCTGCCAAATTAAATAGTTTTCAATTAACGCCTGTTGATGTTAGCAATGCAATTAAAGCACAAAATATACAAGTATCTTCAGGACAGTTAGGTGGATTACCTGCATTACCTAACACACAGCTTAATGCAACAATTATCAGTAAAACAAGGCTACAAACACCTGAGCAATTCTCTAACATTTTATTAAAGGTACAGTCTGATGGTGCACAAGTACGTTTAAAAGATGTTTCAGATAATATAGAGCTAGGTGCAGAAAGTTATGCCGTGAGTGCTTTATATAATGGGCAGCCTGCATCAGGTATTGCGCTTAAACTAGCAACGGGTGCGAATGCGCTTAATACAGCAAAAGCAGTTCGTGAGACAATTGCTAAGTTAGAGCCTTTCTTACCTGATGGTGTGAAAGTAGTTTACCCTTATGATAGTACGCCAGTAATTTCAGCATCTATCAGCATGGTAGTTCACACACTGTTTGAAGCCATTGTGCTAGTTTTCCTTGTGATGTTCTTGTTCTTGCAAAGTTTTAGAGCAACATTAATTCCTACAATTGCTGTACCCGTGGTGTTATTAGGTACTTTCGGTGTACTTTCATTGCTCGGCTTTTCGATTAATACACTCACCATGTTTGCGATGGTATTAGCAATCGGGCTGCTGGTAGATGATGCTATTGTTGTTGTAGAAAATGTCGAACGGGTAATGCAGGAGGAGAAACTCCCCCCTAAAGAAGCTGCGAAAAAGTCAATGGATGAGATCCAAGGTGCGCTAGTTGGTATTGCTCTAGTACTTTCAGCTGTGTTTGTTCCTATGGCCTTTTTGGGTGGAGCAACAGGGGTTATTTATCGTCAGTTCTCTGTGACGATTGTTGTTGCCATGGCCTTGTCTGTAATGGTGGCTTTAATTTTAACACCAGCACTTTGTGCGACAATGTTGAAACCATATAGAGATGATGAGGTACACGGAGAGCAAAAAAAAGGATTTTTTGGTTGGTTTAACCGTACATTTGAAAAGTCTGTCACTATTTATGTTGGCTCCGTTAAGGCAATATTAAAAAATAAATTTGTATTTTTACTTATCTACGCAGGCGTTTGTGCCGGTATTGTGTTTATGTTTAAGGCAATTCCAACGGAACTATTACCTCAAGAAGACCAGAGGGTTCTTTTTGCGATTGTTCAAACACCACCAGGTTCAACTGCTCAAGAAACACAAAAAATTGTTGATGCGATGAGGGAAACCATATTAACAACAGAAAAAGAGAATGTAGACTCTGTATTTACCGTCACAGGCTTTAGCTTTGCAGGACGTGGACAAAACTCTGCATTAGCTTTTGTTATGTTAAAAACATGGGCAGACCGACCTGCGGCAAGTCAGAGTGTGAGTGCTGTTGCCGGACGTCTCATGGGGATTTTTACTACGGATCCTCGCTTTATTGGCGGTAATGTTTACGCGATTGTACCTCCTGCCGTGATGGAACTAGGTAACTCCAGTGGTTTTGATATGTTCCTACAAGATCAGGGCGGTGCTGGACATGAGGCTTTAATGGCTGCGCGTGATGAATTAATTAACGCAGCAAGAAAAAGTAAGGTATTTAATCCAGCTACGGTACGTCCTAATGGCATGGATGATGAACCACAATACAAGATATACATTGATGAAGAGTTAGCAAGTGTTTATGGTATATCACTCACTGATATTTATCAGACGTTATCAACTGCGTGGGGTAGTAGTTACATCAATGACTTTATTGACCGCGGTCGTGTTAAGAAAGTATATGTACAGTCAGCAGCAGATGCACGGATGACGCCAGAAGATTTCAAAAAGTGGTATGTCAGAAATAGTCAGGGTGAAATGGTTTCTTTAGATAATTTGATCAAATCTGATTGGATAATCGGGTCTCCAAACTTACAGCGTTATAATGGTGTTCCTGCCATTGAAATTGTAGGTAATCCCGCTGATGGTTATAGTTCTGGTGATGCTATGAATGAAATGGCGCGATTAGTAGGTGAGCTGTCTGAGAAAGGCTTTGGTTTTTCATGGACAGGATTATCCTATGAAGAGCAATTAGCGGGTTCTCAACAGATGGCGCTTTTCATATTATCCGCAATTGTTGTATTCCTTTGCTTGGCAGCACTTTATGAAAGTTGGGCTATTCCTTTTGCTGTAATTTTAGTTGCACCACTTGGGATTATTGGGGTTGTTGTTGCAACGCATCTGCGAGGCTTAACCAACGATGTGTTCTTTAAAGTGGGCTTGTTAACAACGATCGGGTTGGTTTCTAAAAATGCCATTTTAATTATTGAGTTCGCTCAAGCTTTCCATGAGGAAGGTAAAAGTTTAGTTGATTCGGCTTTAGATGCTTGTCGTATGCGGATACGTCCAATTATTATGACTTCTCTTGCCTTTATTTTAGGGGTTGTTCCTCTTTCTCTTGCTAGTGGGGCTGGGGCTGGTAGTGCTCACTCTATTGGTACTGGGGTTGTAGGTGGTATGTTGTCCTCAACGGTTTTAGCTATCTTCTGGATTCCTTTATTTTATGTAGTTGTTAGTTCATTGTTTAAGATAAAAACACATAAAGAAAAAGAGCAGGCTGAACAAGAGACTACGAAAGGTTAA